A portion of the Pseudoxanthomonas sp. JBR18 genome contains these proteins:
- the recN gene encoding DNA repair protein RecN, with protein sequence MLRHLTIKDFAVVRATDLEFGPGMTVISGETGAGKSLLVDALGFLSGLRADAGVVRHGAQRAELSAEFELPPKSPALAWLVEHALDEAGACQLRRVLRADGGSRSWINGRSVTLSQLSELAGLLVEIHGQHEHQALLSRPRQLALLDAFANCQPQAEAVRRAAAAWSQRLDERERLTAQGDVSDRLNYLQHQLDELRAEDLGPESIEALVATHRRQAHAATLIQACDDSLGRLSGEDAPSASQLLLQTRGELARAASHEPRLGEVDALLDSAQIQLEEALGLLNQIRDDLDVDPDQFEQAERRLTRLHDLARKHRVTPEQLDEVASRIEQELESLRGAGERLAGLNAEIEAARQAWKTAAAALTKVRTKAAAALAKQTSALIGELGMGGGKLDVLLEPVDTERPDPQGAERVELLVAANAGQPARPLRKVASGGELSRISLAIEVAALGSDAVPTMVFDEVDSGIGGAVADIVGKKLRDLGRQRQVLCVTHQPQVAAQGHAHYRVSKAPVEGMTQSSVESLDAPARREELARMLGGVQVSAEARAAAGKLLEAID encoded by the coding sequence ATGCTCAGACATCTCACCATCAAGGACTTCGCCGTGGTCCGCGCCACGGACCTGGAATTCGGCCCCGGCATGACGGTGATTTCCGGCGAGACCGGCGCCGGCAAGTCGCTGCTGGTCGACGCCCTCGGGTTCCTGTCCGGCCTGCGCGCCGATGCCGGCGTGGTGCGCCACGGCGCCCAGCGTGCCGAACTGTCGGCCGAATTCGAGCTGCCGCCCAAGTCCCCTGCCCTGGCCTGGCTGGTCGAACACGCTCTGGACGAGGCCGGCGCCTGCCAGCTGCGCCGCGTGTTGCGTGCCGACGGCGGCTCTCGCAGCTGGATCAACGGCCGCAGCGTGACCCTTTCGCAGTTGAGCGAACTGGCTGGGCTGCTGGTGGAGATCCACGGCCAGCACGAACACCAGGCCCTGCTCTCCAGGCCGCGCCAACTCGCCCTGCTGGACGCCTTCGCCAACTGCCAGCCGCAGGCCGAGGCCGTGCGCCGCGCCGCCGCGGCCTGGAGCCAGCGCCTGGACGAACGCGAGCGACTGACCGCCCAGGGCGACGTCTCCGACCGGTTGAATTACCTGCAGCACCAGCTCGACGAGCTCCGCGCCGAGGACCTGGGCCCCGAGTCGATCGAGGCCCTGGTGGCCACGCATCGTCGGCAGGCGCATGCCGCCACCTTGATCCAGGCCTGCGACGACAGTCTGGGCAGGTTGTCCGGCGAGGATGCGCCCTCGGCCAGCCAGCTGTTGCTGCAGACCCGCGGCGAGCTGGCCCGCGCGGCCAGCCACGAACCGCGCCTGGGCGAGGTCGATGCCCTGCTGGACAGCGCCCAGATCCAGCTGGAGGAGGCGCTGGGCCTGCTCAACCAGATCCGCGACGACCTGGACGTGGACCCGGACCAGTTCGAACAGGCCGAGCGTCGCCTGACCCGCCTGCACGACTTGGCGCGCAAGCACCGGGTCACGCCGGAACAACTCGACGAGGTGGCGAGCCGGATCGAGCAGGAACTCGAAAGCCTGCGGGGCGCCGGCGAGCGCCTGGCCGGCCTGAACGCCGAGATCGAAGCCGCCCGCCAGGCCTGGAAGACCGCCGCCGCCGCACTCACCAAGGTCCGCACCAAGGCCGCCGCGGCGCTGGCAAAACAGACCAGCGCCCTGATCGGCGAACTGGGCATGGGCGGCGGCAAACTCGACGTGCTGCTCGAACCGGTCGACACCGAGCGCCCCGACCCACAGGGCGCCGAGCGGGTCGAACTGCTGGTGGCGGCCAACGCCGGCCAGCCGGCGCGCCCGCTGCGCAAGGTCGCCTCCGGCGGTGAACTCTCACGTATCTCGCTGGCCATCGAAGTGGCCGCACTGGGCTCGGACGCGGTGCCGACGATGGTCTTCGACGAGGTCGATTCCGGCATCGGCGGCGCGGTGGCCGACATCGTCGGCAAGAAGCTGCGCGACCTGGGCCGCCAGCGCCAGGTGCTGTGCGTGACCCACCAGCCACAGGTGGCCGCGCAGGGCCACGCCCACTACCGGGTCAGCAAGGCGCCGGTCGAGGGCATGACCCAGTCCTCGGTCGAATCTTTGGATGCGCCGGCGCGCCGCGAGGAACTGGCACGCATGCTCGGCGGGGTGCAGGTCAGCGCCGAAGCCCGCGCCGCGGCCGGCAAGCTGCTCGAAGCCATCGACTGA
- a CDS encoding RnfH family protein, translating to MRIEVVQARARGYEAVTLTLPEGATVGDAVQASGLGAGPAPAGLAVFGVLATAATPLVDGDRVELLQPLQVDPKEARRRRAAKL from the coding sequence ATGCGGATCGAGGTGGTCCAGGCCCGGGCGCGTGGCTATGAGGCGGTCACACTGACGCTGCCCGAGGGGGCGACGGTCGGGGACGCGGTGCAGGCGTCAGGGCTTGGCGCAGGTCCGGCGCCGGCCGGTTTGGCGGTTTTTGGGGTGCTGGCGACTGCGGCGACACCGCTGGTCGATGGCGATCGCGTGGAACTGCTGCAGCCGCTCCAGGTCGATCCAAAGGAGGCGCGCCGACGGCGCGCTGCGAAGCTCTGA
- a CDS encoding outer membrane protein assembly factor BamE translates to MRKFLLIAALGLATSGCGIIYKQPIYQGNLIDKEDVDQLEVGLSKQQVLALLGTPSVADPFHAQRWDYTSTQRTDRLGHVQMKNFTVFFDNDKVSKWEGDYFPNQDDELARNSVRQFGPNLAKDKKKDHGGG, encoded by the coding sequence ATGCGCAAATTCCTGCTTATCGCCGCACTCGGCCTGGCCACTTCCGGCTGCGGCATCATCTACAAGCAGCCGATCTATCAGGGCAACCTGATCGACAAGGAAGACGTCGACCAGCTCGAAGTCGGGCTGAGCAAGCAGCAGGTCCTGGCCCTGCTGGGCACGCCCTCGGTGGCCGACCCGTTCCACGCCCAGCGCTGGGACTACACCTCCACCCAGCGCACCGACCGCCTGGGCCACGTGCAGATGAAGAACTTCACCGTCTTCTTCGACAACGACAAGGTCAGCAAGTGGGAAGGCGACTACTTCCCCAACCAGGACGACGAACTGGCACGCAATAGCGTGCGGCAGTTCGGCCCGAACCTGGCCAAGGACAAGAAGAAGGACCACGGCGGCGGCTGA
- the fur gene encoding ferric iron uptake transcriptional regulator, whose protein sequence is MESLDLRKAGLKVTHPRLRILALLEEAKPRHMTAEDIYRALIGVGDEIGLATVYRVLTQFEAAGLVLKHNFEGGQAVYELDRGEHHDHMVDIDSGKVIEFSSEEIEALQEKIAAEHGYEIEEHSLVLYVRKKRK, encoded by the coding sequence ATGGAATCGCTCGATCTACGCAAGGCCGGCTTGAAGGTCACCCACCCGCGCCTGCGCATCCTGGCCCTGCTTGAAGAAGCCAAGCCCCGGCACATGACGGCCGAGGACATCTATCGCGCCTTGATCGGGGTGGGCGATGAGATCGGCCTGGCCACGGTGTATCGCGTCCTGACCCAGTTCGAGGCCGCTGGCCTGGTGCTGAAACACAATTTCGAGGGCGGCCAGGCCGTCTATGAGCTGGACCGGGGCGAGCACCACGATCACATGGTCGACATCGATTCGGGCAAGGTCATCGAGTTCTCCAGCGAGGAGATCGAGGCCCTGCAGGAGAAGATCGCCGCCGAGCACGGCTACGAGATCGAGGAGCACTCGCTGGTGCTCTACGTGCGCAAGAAGCGCAAGTAA